The Manihot esculenta cultivar AM560-2 chromosome 11, M.esculenta_v8, whole genome shotgun sequence genome includes a region encoding these proteins:
- the LOC110626028 gene encoding GEM-like protein 5 produces MKSTTQASEPLYPSISPHMPEEAGLPSTSAQDVEKQQYSAPSSSSSLQLPSDTESNEKYWGTHVMGIPAVPTCHPDNKKAALWGAATDSAAAEPHHHPYLQYTPVDKPSSSPMESILQKFNSWSKKTETMAHNIWHNLRTSPSVSEAAWGKMNLTAKALTGGGFETLYKNTFATYANEKLKKTFACYLSTSTGPVAGTLYLSDVHAAFCSDRPLSFTAPSGQETWSYYKVMVPLNKIGAINPVVMRDNKSEKYIQMVTVDGHDFWFMGFVNYEKASRHLNESLCNFVAPGIGVQPVV; encoded by the exons ATGAAGAGCACAACTCAAGCTTCAGAGCCCCTTTACCCCTCCATCTCCCCTCACATGCCGGAAGAAGCAGGCCTTCCATCAACAAGCGCTCAAGATGTAGAGAAGCAACAATATTCTGCACCATCGTCATCTTCGTCTCTGCAGCTTCCGAGTGATACTGAAAGCAACGAGAAATACTGGGGGACTCATGTCATGGGGATCCCTGCTGTTCCCACATGCCACCCAGACAACAAGAAGGCTGCTCTGTGGGGTGCTGCTACTGATTCCGCCGCCGCAGAGCCCCACCATCATCCCTACCTTCAGTATACTCCTGTCGATAAACCAAGCAGCAGCCCAATGGAATCCATTCTCCAGAAGTTTAATTCTTGGAGCAAGAAGACTGAGACCATGGCTCACAACATCTGGCACAATC TGAGGACTAGCCCATCTGTCTCTGAAGCTGCTTGGGGAAAGATGAACCTGACGGCGAAAGCTTTAACAGGTGGTGGATTTGAGACTCTATACAAGAACACATTTGCAACCTATGCTAATGAGAAGCTGAAGAAGACTTTTGCCTGCTACCTTTCCACATCAACAGGTCCAGTTGCTGGAACCCTTTATCTATCTGATGTTCATGCAGCTTTCTGCAGCGATCGTCCCTTATCATTCACTGCACCTTCTGGCCAGGAGACTTGGAGCTACTACAAG GTTATGGTGCCATTGAACAAGATTGGGGCGATCAATCCAGTGGTTATGAGGGACAATAAATCGGAGAAATACATACAGATGGTTACAGTTGATGGACATGATTTTTGGTTCATGGGTTTTGTTAATTATGAGAAAGCTTCTCGGCATTTGAATGAAAGCCTCTGCAATTTTGTAGCCCCCGGGATAGGAGTACAGCCAGTTGTGTAA
- the LOC110625866 gene encoding translocon-associated protein subunit beta: MANPISKPLILILVFLFLVSSSLATTDVPFIVANKKATLNRLKSSAERVSVTIDIYNQGTSTAYDVSLVDDHWPQDIFDIISGNTSQSWERLDAGGILSHSFELEGKVKGSFYGSPAVITFRIPTKSALQEAYSTPILPLDVLADRPPEKKFEWAKRLLAKYGSLISVVTIVVLFVYLVATPSKSTAAKASKKRR; encoded by the exons ATGGCGAATCCAATTAGCAAGCCCCTGATCTTGATACTGGTATTTCTCTTTTTGGTGTCATCTTCGCTCGCTACCACAGATGTTCCCTTTATAGTAGCCAACAAGAAGGCGACTCTCAACAGGCTCAAATCCAGCGCCGAACGAGTATCCGTAACCATCGATATCTACAACCAGGGAACTTC GACTGCTTATGATGTAAGTCTTGTTGATGATCACTGGCCTCAAGATATATTTGATATCATCAGTGGCAACACTTCACAATCATGGGAAAGACTAGATGC TGGTGGTATCCTGTCACACTCTTTTGAATTGGAGGGGAAAGTGAAAGGAAGTTTTTATGGTTCCCCAGCAGTCATTACTTTTCGTATCCCTACTAAGTCAGCTCTACAG GAGGCATATTCAACTCCCATACTGCCGCTAGATGTCCTTGCTGATAGACCTCCTGAAAAGAAGTTTGAGTGG GCTAAG AGGCTATTGGCAAAATATGGATCTCTAATTTCTGTGGTCACCATTGTGGTTCTGTTTGTATACCTAGTCGCCACTCCCTCGAAGTCCACTGCAGCAAAAGCAAGCAAGAAGAGGCGTTAA
- the LOC110625447 gene encoding uncharacterized protein LOC110625447, which produces MSGAQGAQPPGAKTATTYESVVGGENRTKTELRSTEDQGMMQIDKQQDKVPDPAGKGGPVFGAGKDDDKNDLGVTGTGTG; this is translated from the coding sequence atgTCAGGGGCACAAGGGGCACAGCCGCCGGGAGCAAAGACGGCGACGACATACGAATCGGTGGTGGGAGGAGAGAATAGGACGAAGACGGAGCTGCGTTCGACGGAGGATCAGGGGATGATGCAGATTGATAAACAACAGGACAAGGTTCCTGATCCAGCTGGGAAAGGTGGGCCAGTTTTTGGCGCGGGTAAAGATGATGACAAGAACGACTTGGGCGTCACAGGGACCGGCACTGGCTAA